CACAAGCGTCGAACGGATCGGTGCCGCGCGGGATTCCTTTTTCATCGACACTTCAGGTGACAAGGAAATCCGCGAGCTTAAAGCCGAGAACGGGCCGCGCGAGACCGTGCGCGTGCTGCGCGCGCCTTTGGATGTTGTGCTGAAGCCGCAGCGATATGTAACCATCCGCGTGACACGCGATGGCGCCCCGGTCACAAGCGGCGGCGTGCATTTGATCGATGCCGAGCGGCATTTCGCCGGAGTTGGCCCCGTAGACCAAGAGGGAGTCGCCCGCGTGAATTTGCGCGGCGCCGGATCGTTCACTGTCTGGTACGCCGCCGATCCGTTCGATCCTGGCATGGGTGGGTCGCTCGAGTTCGAGGTGGCCGAAAATGACGACGCCCCGCAGGTCACGCTGGCGCTTGCCACCGGGCGATTGCTCACCGGACGTGTCGTCGACGCGGATACCGGCGCTCCGATCGCCGGCGCCTATTTGATATACCGAACGACAGGCGAGGGGCTCGCGCTTCCGTCACAGGCTGTCACCGATGCGCGGGGCGATTTTCACCTGCCCGTCGCTGTCGGCGATGGGGACCTGAGTTTCGCGCACCCGGTCTACGGCTACCTGGCGCCCACGTCCAATAACCGTGGCATGGGACCGCCGACGAAAACGATCAACGTCCGCGAGTCGCGCCCGTTGGAGCCGATAACGCTTCGGTTACCGCGCGGGTTGGCCGTGCGCGGCGTCGTTCGCAACGCCGACGGAAAAGGCATCGCCGGAGCCATCGTGCATGCTCAAAACACGGAACAACCTTTCGGCCAGGCAAAGACGACCGCCGACGCTGAGGGGCGGTTCACGCTGTATGGCTTAATGCCGCAGATGGTAGCAATCGTGACCGCGTCGTCGGTGGAGGGAAGCGCACGCCTCACGATCAAGGCCGACGCCAAGCATCCCCTGGAGGAAACCCGATTCGTGGATGCCGTGCTGGAAACCGGCACAGCACCGGTGATCACCGGCCGGATCATGCGGGACGGAAAGCCGCAAGCCGGCGTGCGGATCAAGCTCGATGGCAGCTTGCCCGGGCAGCTTAACCGCATCGCGCATTACATGGAGACCGTTACCGATGCCGAAGGGCGCTACCGCGTTTGTGGGCCGGTAAGCGGAGAACGCTATTACCTGGGCATCCACCCCGACGATGGCGCAACAGCGCCCGACTTTACGCACCAGATGCCTTACGTACAGACGGTGCCGGCGGGCAAGGCGATTGTCGTGTTGCCCGACGCAAACCTGGTTTCCACCGGTCAATCACTGCGCGGCCGCGTGGTCGACACCAAGGGAAACCCGGTGCCGGGCGTTACTGT
Above is a window of Pirellulales bacterium DNA encoding:
- a CDS encoding carboxypeptidase regulatory-like domain-containing protein, whose translation is MLHRRTLRDHLFSGTGGWLVATALLTAMLCDVTVAVAQDAANASAPTAPSARPAPPVETTSEPVGADAPTISIAGTVVNEQGAPVRLATVVLRAKIGGHLYVMALRSNRDVIARTRSDIAGHFRFEQVRVPSRLAAEIFAGRQESSVEVIAWSSGRGFAWRDVDPDRPEQEIRLTLAPEAKVEGTVRDADGKPLAGAKVAVTAATRATGAYNAVFRSAGDLNLTLSDVSFRTESDADGHFELAHLPAGYRLVTSVERIGAARDSFFIDTSGDKEIRELKAENGPRETVRVLRAPLDVVLKPQRYVTIRVTRDGAPVTSGGVHLIDAERHFAGVGPVDQEGVARVNLRGAGSFTVWYAADPFDPGMGGSLEFEVAENDDAPQVTLALATGRLLTGRVVDADTGAPIAGAYLIYRTTGEGLALPSQAVTDARGDFHLPVAVGDGDLSFAHPVYGYLAPTSNNRGMGPPTKTINVRESRPLEPITLRLPRGLAVRGVVRNADGKGIAGAIVHAQNTEQPFGQAKTTADAEGRFTLYGLMPQMVAIVTASSVEGSARLTIKADAKHPLEETRFVDAVLETGTAPVITGRIMRDGKPQAGVRIKLDGSLPGQLNRIAHYMETVTDAEGRYRVCGPVSGERYYLGIHPDDGATAPDFTHQMPYVQTVPAGKAIVVLPDANLVSTGQSLRGRVVDTKGNPVPGVTVSASLVGGHGASLSRSGTGSRPWTETDEAGRFEIVQLPDKPIELMAYRANPAGGVIRHPSRTRPAFNQQDIRILLDPTLDAEIEDLDAAPQNK